The Mus caroli chromosome 15, CAROLI_EIJ_v1.1, whole genome shotgun sequence DNA segment TGCTGCTCCTTGGGGACCTAATTAAGTAGATCTTGTCAGGATCCAGCTTGCCCACTGCCGCTGCCCCACTGTCTTTATACAGGGCTCCCACCCGAGACAATTCCAGGGTTGCAGCTGAGGGAAGAAGCAAGAGCCGCCAGACAACAGCAGGGCAGAGAAGCAGGGAGCAGTCCAGGCTGGGCTGCCTGGGTTCTAGAAGCTCAGGGTAAAGGGTTCTAGAAGGGGCTTTTCTATTGACCACACCTATCTAGTGAGCTTGCCCTCCCTGGTCAGTCTCCACTACCTGGAAGGTAGCCTGGCTGCCCCGTGGCTGGACAACCTGAGCCCGTGCTACCAACACTGTCACTTCATGGATGCTTGTAGCTGATAAAGGTCTTTTTCTAGCCCCTACTATTTTATACCTCACTGCCTACCCTATCCTTAGACAACTGTGTCCCAAGTGAGCTAAgatacttaacacacacacaggttcatgCCTGCTGTAGCCTACTCCATCATGTATAACCCTGCTCCTCACCCAACCACTTACTCTAAGGACCATACACAATCTGACGTGTTGGTTTCTGCTTGTAAGCCTACCACATTGGAGGCTGAGATGGGTGGATTGTTgtgagtcagcctgggctacaccatGAGTTCCAAGCCGGCCTAGATTCGTGTGAAAAGGatctcaaataaaacaacaaaggacTGTACAGAGTGCCTAAAAAATACTttattgtggggctggagagagatggctcagtggttaagagcacggactgctcttctgagggtcccgagttcaagtcccagcaaccacatggtggctcacaaccatctgtaatgagatctaatgctctcttctggtgtgtctgaagacagctacagtgtacttacatataatcaataaataaatctttaaaaaaaactttattgtaaCAAAATCTCCAACATTTCAAAGTGAAAAAGAGCAGGATAAAGCTGGCAGCCGTCTAAGTGGGCTCTCTGGCAGAGGGTGGGCTGGTAAGTAGCTGCTCTAGACACCACTGGACTTCCTCCAGGCCCCGGTAGATGCGCTTCAGACCTCGGGGGAGGCAACGACAGGACTCCAGGTTAAGATACAGCAGCCCCGGGCAACCGCTAATCACAGAACTGTGGAACAGGCAAGCCGTGGGAAAGTGAGCTGTTGGCCAGAGAGCCCCGTCTGCCCTCACATACAACAGCCCTACCACCCCGAGCCACCCAAGCCCAAATCTAGTACTCTAGGTGTCCCCAAGGAGTTGGACGAGTGACTCGTGTCTACACTCCTCCTGGACCCTGGCAATGAGGAGTCAGGGAGCACTCCTCTGGTCCCTAAGTGAGACACGGCAGCAAGAGGTTCAAGATCCACAGAACTAGTGAACGGTGCACTGACCTGACTGTGCTTGGGGTAACTCGGGTACCCCTCAGGTTGAGGGAGCACAGGGCTGGGTGTAAGCCCCCAGGGGTGCCTGAGAAAACAGCCAGGGCCTGTTCCAAGTCCTTCTCACTGAAGCCTTGGCCGCTGAAGTCCAGCTCCCTCAGGGTGTGATACCACTTCCTGGTCAACAGGGGGCTGCCATCCTTAGCGAGGGTCAAGCCGTCAGATATGCCATACAGGCCCAGGTAGAGTTGCTCCAGCTCTGAGATGGGAGAACTCGGTGTGACTATTAGGGCACGCAgtgacacccccccacacaccatacacacccacaccttCCCAAGCAAAGCCAGCTGACCTTGACACGGCAGATGACACAGACCGCTAGGAGTGACCCTAGCGCAGCCTCGAAGGTCCAGCAGGCGCAGTTTTGGGGAGCGATGGAGCAAGCGGCCCAGAACCTCATTGCTCACAAAGTTGCAGGTGGAGCCAGCCAAACAGAGCTCCTCAAGACTGGGGAAGCCTGGTCCCTGGGGCACGCCTCGGCCACATGGCTTGGGAAGCCAAATCAGATTCAGCAGCCGCAGcacctgggaggagggaagaaggaggaggggaaggctgCAGATATGGCAAGGGGTGGCAGGTGGGAGAGAGTAGGGTATAAATACCTGCAGCTGGGGGCAGCCTTTCTGCAGGGCTTCCACTGGCAGCTGCAGGGGTGTGTTGTTGCAGTTCATGCCAGTGCTGACCTGGAGGACTTGGAGCTGGGGGCAGCAGTTGTCCTGGAATGGTGGGAAAAACACTGCTAGGTCAAAGGCCTAGGCTGCCCCCAGTGAGCCCTTTTCCTGACCATCCCCAGCCTACCAGCAGTGCGCCCAAGATGGCCGTCGTCTGGGAACTGTAGGTCAGCCACAGTTTACGCATTCGGGACCCGGCCTCCTCCAAGAAGCTCACCACCGCTGTGgactccacctggggatccagcccaAAGGTGCGGCTCATGCATGTCACAAGGGCCCAGGCGATTTCAgggtcccccacccacccacagcaaAGGACTCACCATGGAATGATGTAGGTCCAGGCTGTGGAGCTGGCAGCAGGCTCTCGCTAACATGACCAGAGTTTCAGCAGTCACAGTGTGGCAGTCTGAAAGCTTGAGGAAGGTGAGCCGAGGGCAGAACTTGCTAACCAGCTGTagcaagagatagagagagagaccatcTGGGGTTGTGGAGGGCAGGTAAAGGTCTATCTACAGGGACACTGGTAGTCATGACAAGCCTATCCTATAGTCCCAGCTATGACTCCATTCTGTCCACGCCAGACCTACTTGGAAATTGCTGTCTCCTGCAATTTCCTAAGATGCCAGCAAGACGTAActaagcaggcaggcagacaatcTGTGGGACACCACCAGGGCACCCTCCCCATAGTAGACCACTCAAACGTGCGAGCTTGTGTACAGGGCAGTCTCCAGCTCTTACCTCCAACACAGAGTGTACTTGAGACTTCCAGTGGATGAGGGTCAAGCTCTGGAGCTGTGAGAACCTGGGCGACAGCAAGGCCCAGCTGTGGTTGTGCTCTTGTCCTTATGCTGCCCCCTTCTGGACAGAATCCTCCCCTACTCAACGCGGATGCAGGGAAGACAACAGGCGGAGCAAGGAGTAAGATGACAAGGAGCCCTCACCGATTGGGTACGAGCCACTCCAGGCAAGCAAGGAGCTTCTTCTCTCCCTTAAGGTTGCCCTTGCCAGCCCGGCCAACCAGCGAGGGTGACAGGGTCACAGTATGCCAGAGTGAAGGATGGGAGGTGGCTTCGTGCCAGTGACGGCAAACGCGTGCAGCCctaggagaagaaagagtttgcTGAGAGTGCGTGGCCTTTTGCGGGTAATGCCTACAATGGAGTGTCTTAGGAACAGCGCAGCGGTCTCAAAGCCTGCCGTCGCCCGTTCTCAGTGCTAGGCTTTGAGCTCTTAAGTGAAGACAGATGCCGGAGCACTTGTGTTCGCCCGATGTGATGCCTGCTCTGCCCTCTGCTCTGCACCACCCGCTCAGTGCACCAGTCTCTACCGCGGCAGGCGCTGTTGGTGTACCTGCCAAGAAACGGCATGGGCCCATGAGCCGCAACCAACAACCCGAAAATATGCACCAGGACTTCTAAGGGAATACGGTCTCCCCAACCAGAGTCCAGGCCCTGATCGAGCGACGGCTCCGGTAGGGGTTTGGTCCTGGGCTTGGCGACAGCCGTGGGGCCACGAGCCAGTGACCTCGGAGCGCGGCGACGAGCGCGCCGGTGCGCACGAGCGCGGGGAGGCTCCAGGTCCGGCAGCACGAGCAACATGCTGTCCGCTTGCAGCAGGTGGTACCCAGAGCCTTGAGGAGCCAGGCGGTCCCACCACCAGTCCTCCGCCGAGCGGCCCGGCGCAGCGGGCCGCTTGGAGCTTCGAACTCGACGCCTAACTCGCCTAGAGGCCACGGGAGCCATAGCCCCCGGGAACTGAACTAAAAGCGGAAGGTGggtgggcagagaggaaggggcGTGGCCCCGTAGCTCACGCCTTTACACTACACTTAGCTTCCGGGGGTGGGACTTCCGCCGCAGTCTAGCGCATTAGCCGGCGTCTTACTACAACCCTTCGGCTGGGATTTGGCTGCCTTCCGGGCTAAGTGCCGCGCTCCCGGGGCTGGGCGGGCTGCTCCGGCCCCAAGCCCCTGATGCACCACACTCAGCGGAGGAGCCCAGAATCCAATCAAGTCAGCCAGCCACACCCCTCGCCGATCCACGCCGGCTGCCTGAAGTTAGCTGTCATCCAGTCTAGTTTAGCCTCGCCAAGACTTGGTCCTCCGCAAGCATCAAGGACTGGCTCTTTCGCTCTTCTTCCTCCCCGGAGCCATGGCCAGCTTCTCGCTCCCCCGCTTGCCAGTCTTGTTCAGAAGGGTCCCGGTGCAGGCTCCATGGTAGGTGCAGCTCCTGATCTATCCGCCGCCTCCCTCCAGGTGCCTTGGTTTTGCAATCTGGCCACCTCAGACCCTGACTCTGTCCACtcgcatttttttttttttttttttttttttttttttttttttttttttttttttttttacaaattattacttactgtttttttttgtctccGTCCAGGTGAAAAAGCTTGACTCTTTTTTTCTCTACAATAGTTAGAGAAGCTTTGGATCTACGTGGGGAAAGAGCGGACTGTTACCTTCGCTTTGTCCTGGAGGGCCCGCTTTGACCTCTGACCTAATGGCAGCACCTCCGCTGGGCCGACTGGTGCTGACCCATCTGCTGGTGGCCCTTTTCGGCATGGGCTCCTGGGCTGCTGTCAACGGGATCTGGGTAGAGCTGCCGGTAGTGGTGAAAGAACTCCCGGAGGGTGAGTGAAGTGGGCGGAGGtaggctgctgctgttgctgctcttcGTTCCTTAGCCTGGTGCCTTTACACTATCTCCTCCTCCCACTGCAGGTTGGAGCCTCCCTTCCTACCTCTCTGTGCTTGTGGCGCTGGGGAACCTGGGTCTGCTGCTGGTGACTCTGTGGAGGCGTCTGGCTCGTGGCAAGGGAGAGCAAGTCCCCATCCGAGTGGTTCAGGGGCTAGGCATAGTGGGCACAGGCCTGCTGGCCTCTCTGTGGAACCACGTGGCCCCAGTGGCAGGAAAGCCCTACTCGGTGGCCTTCCTAACGCTGGCGTTTGTGCTGGCATTGGCCTGCTGTGCCTCTAATGTCACTTTCCTGCCCTTCCTgagccacctcccacccccctttTTACGGTCTTTCTTCCTGGGTCAGGGCCTGAGTGCCCTCCTGCCCTGTGTGCTAGccctggggcagggggtgggccGCCTCGAGTGCCTGCATGTGCCTGCCAACGGGACCACTGGGCCTCCGATCGAGGTGTCTCCCATTAATTTCCCTGAACGGTTTTCTGCCACCACGTTCTTCTGGGTGTTGACTGCCCTTCTGGGCACTTCAGCAGCTGCCTTCCAAGGCCTCCTGTTACTACTGCCATCCCCGACATCTGAACCCACAACGGGCACAGGGCTTCGGGTAGAAACACCaggaacagaggaggaagaggaggaggcctcACCTTTGCAGGAGCCACCAGGCCAGGTGGCAGGCATTGTTTCCAGCCCAGACCCTAAGGCCCATCAGCTGTTCTCTTCCCGAAGTGCCTGTCTACTGGGGCTACTGGCCGTCACCAATGCTCTGACCAATGGCGTGCTGCCCGCTGTACAGAGCTTTTCCTGCCTGCCCTACGGGCGCCTGGCCTACCACTTGGCTGTCGTACTGGGTAGCTGTGCCAACCCCCTTGCCTGCTTTCTGGCCATGGCAGTGCTGTGCAGGTGCTCACGGACTCCCAAGCCCCCATGGGGAAGAGCTTGAGGTGGGCCAGGGCCTGGCACAGCCAGTCCTGATCCCAGCCCATCCTTGGCAGGTCTCTGGCGGGGCTGTGTGGTCTTTCTCTGCTGGGCATGCTTTTGGGCTCCTACCTGATGACACTGGCAGCCCTAAGTCCCTGTCCTCCTCTGGTGGGCACCTCTGCAGGTGTGGTCCTCGTGGTAAGTACAATGGGGACATGAAACAGGAACAGGGCTTGTCTCACAGCAGGGGAATTTCATGTTCAGCCCGCTGCTGTGAATCTTCCCCTCTAcgacccccccactcccctttcAGGTGCTCTCATGGGTCCTGTGCGCAGGCACGTTCTCGTATATCAAGGTGGCGATCAGTTCCATGTTACACAGCGG contains these protein-coding regions:
- the Fbxl6 gene encoding F-box/LRR-repeat protein 6, producing the protein MAPVASRRVRRRVRSSKRPAAPGRSAEDWWWDRLAPQGSGYHLLQADSMLLVLPDLEPPRARAHRRARRRAPRSLARGPTAVAKPRTKPLPEPSLDQGLDSGWGDRIPLEVLVHIFGLLVAAHGPMPFLGRAARVCRHWHEATSHPSLWHTVTLSPSLVGRAGKGNLKGEKKLLACLEWLVPNRFSQLQSLTLIHWKSQVHSVLELVSKFCPRLTFLKLSDCHTVTAETLVMLARACCQLHSLDLHHSMVESTAVVSFLEEAGSRMRKLWLTYSSQTTAILGALLDNCCPQLQVLQVSTGMNCNNTPLQLPVEALQKGCPQLQVLRLLNLIWLPKPCGRGVPQGPGFPSLEELCLAGSTCNFVSNEVLGRLLHRSPKLRLLDLRGCARVTPSGLCHLPCQELEQLYLGLYGISDGLTLAKDGSPLLTRKWYHTLRELDFSGQGFSEKDLEQALAVFSGTPGGLHPALCSLNLRGTRVTPSTVSSVISGCPGLLYLNLESCRCLPRGLKRIYRGLEEVQWCLEQLLTSPPSAREPT
- the Slc52a2 gene encoding solute carrier family 52, riboflavin transporter, member 2, which encodes MAAPPLGRLVLTHLLVALFGMGSWAAVNGIWVELPVVVKELPEGWSLPSYLSVLVALGNLGLLLVTLWRRLARGKGEQVPIRVVQGLGIVGTGLLASLWNHVAPVAGKPYSVAFLTLAFVLALACCASNVTFLPFLSHLPPPFLRSFFLGQGLSALLPCVLALGQGVGRLECLHVPANGTTGPPIEVSPINFPERFSATTFFWVLTALLGTSAAAFQGLLLLLPSPTSEPTTGTGLRVETPGTEEEEEEASPLQEPPGQVAGIVSSPDPKAHQLFSSRSACLLGLLAVTNALTNGVLPAVQSFSCLPYGRLAYHLAVVLGSCANPLACFLAMAVLCRSLAGLCGLSLLGMLLGSYLMTLAALSPCPPLVGTSAGVVLVVLSWVLCAGTFSYIKVAISSMLHSGGRPALLAAGVAIQVGSLLGAVAMFPPTSIYRVFRSGKDCVDQCGP